A genomic segment from Gemmatimonadaceae bacterium encodes:
- the fmt gene encoding methionyl-tRNA formyltransferase, with amino-acid sequence MRALFWGTPEFATPALRALIGEGFDVVGVVTQPDRSVGRSRSTVQSSPVKQIALDEGIPVLQPERPRGDDFVAELSRLRPDLSVVVAYGHILPETVIDLPQRGTVNIHGSLLPALRGAGPIQAAIREGLVETGVTIMRMVPALDAGPIILQARADVLEDETYGELSLRLSELGALTLVEALSLMELGDAHEQPQDDSLASYAHKIERSATWIDWNASAPSVCRLIRSLDPKPGAVTMLRGSEVKFFGAKLAPHGASMAAGQIQSIDDDGLIVACGEGAARITVVQPSGKRRLSPNEWARGRGAAAGDRFETSPAAVS; translated from the coding sequence ATGCGCGCGCTCTTCTGGGGCACGCCGGAGTTCGCGACGCCGGCGCTGCGCGCGCTCATCGGCGAAGGTTTCGACGTCGTCGGCGTGGTCACGCAACCCGATCGATCCGTGGGTCGATCGCGATCGACGGTGCAGTCCTCGCCCGTGAAACAAATCGCGCTCGATGAAGGAATCCCCGTCCTTCAGCCGGAGCGGCCGCGCGGCGACGATTTTGTGGCCGAGCTCTCCCGCCTGCGGCCCGATCTCTCGGTGGTCGTCGCGTACGGGCACATCTTGCCCGAGACAGTGATCGATTTACCGCAGCGCGGTACCGTGAATATTCACGGCTCGCTGCTCCCTGCCCTTCGCGGCGCCGGGCCGATCCAGGCCGCGATTCGCGAGGGACTCGTCGAAACGGGCGTAACGATCATGCGCATGGTGCCTGCCCTCGACGCGGGTCCGATCATCCTCCAGGCACGCGCGGACGTGCTCGAGGACGAGACGTATGGCGAGCTCTCTCTCCGTCTCTCGGAGCTCGGAGCACTCACCCTCGTCGAAGCACTCTCGCTGATGGAGCTAGGTGACGCCCACGAGCAGCCGCAAGACGATTCGCTCGCGAGCTACGCGCACAAGATCGAGCGCTCGGCAACCTGGATCGACTGGAACGCGAGTGCACCGAGCGTGTGCCGCCTGATTCGCTCGCTCGATCCAAAACCTGGCGCGGTCACAATGCTCCGCGGATCCGAGGTGAAATTCTTCGGAGCTAAACTTGCGCCGCACGGCGCCTCGATGGCTGCCGGTCAGATCCAATCGATCGATGACGATGGACTGATCGTTGCCTGCGGCGAAGGGGCGGCCAGAATCACGGTTGTGCAGCCATCGGGAAAGCGCCGGCTTTCGCCTAACGAATGGGCGCGCGGACGGGGCGCTGCGGCCGGCGACCGGTTCGAAACCTCGCCGGCAGCCGTCTCGTAG
- the def gene encoding peptide deformylase, whose amino-acid sequence MSLLDIRVYGDPVLRTPTEIVSDVTPELRRLVADMFETMYAAKGIGLAAPQVGRVERLSVIDVDGRRLVLFNPEIVESDPKRIKGEEGCLSIPEIYGDVERSARVVVRAMDLDGKTYEVEGTELLSRCLQHEIDHLHGRLFLDYLSALKRRAATSKWAKEKEKYPGNIRRLTPGEIAEHHHRDEEL is encoded by the coding sequence GTGAGTTTGTTGGATATTCGCGTCTACGGCGATCCCGTTCTCCGTACACCAACCGAGATCGTGAGCGACGTCACGCCGGAGCTCCGCCGGCTGGTGGCCGACATGTTCGAAACGATGTACGCGGCGAAAGGTATCGGTCTCGCGGCGCCGCAGGTTGGACGGGTCGAGCGGCTGTCCGTAATCGACGTCGATGGTCGGCGACTGGTGCTATTCAACCCGGAAATCGTCGAGAGCGATCCGAAGAGAATAAAAGGCGAAGAAGGGTGCCTCTCGATTCCCGAGATCTACGGCGACGTCGAGCGATCGGCGCGCGTTGTGGTTCGAGCGATGGATCTCGATGGGAAGACCTACGAGGTCGAGGGGACGGAGCTTCTCTCGCGTTGCCTGCAGCACGAGATCGACCACCTGCACGGCCGGCTCTTCCTCGATTACCTGAGCGCATTAAAGCGCCGCGCCGCCACGAGCAAGTGGGCGAAGGAAAAGGAGAAGTATCCTGGCAACATTCGTCGCCTAACGCCGGGTGAGATCGCCGAGCACCACCATCGCGACGAGGAGCTCTGA
- the yajC gene encoding preprotein translocase subunit YajC yields the protein MTSTAAFFLLQAGGGSAPSPLFQLGIQVALILAIFYFLMVRPQQKQRRQHEESLRNLQKGDEIVTTGGIVGRVIFIKETMKDGAPVRSMDDQVTIKSDESRLIVERGRIARVTSAKRAETTTSTTSAS from the coding sequence ATGACCTCGACAGCCGCCTTCTTTCTACTTCAAGCCGGCGGTGGGTCCGCGCCGTCGCCACTGTTCCAGTTAGGCATTCAGGTCGCGCTGATTCTCGCGATCTTCTATTTCCTCATGGTGCGGCCACAACAGAAGCAGCGACGGCAACACGAGGAGTCGCTTCGCAACTTGCAGAAAGGCGACGAGATCGTGACGACCGGCGGCATCGTCGGGCGAGTGATCTTCATCAAGGAAACGATGAAAGACGGCGCGCCGGTGAGGTCGATGGACGATCAGGTGACGATCAAGTCGGACGAATCGCGGCTCATCGTCGAGCGCGGCCGAATCGCGCGCGTGACGAGCGCGAAGCGCGCCGAGACAACGACCTCGACGACGTCAGCCTCGTGA
- the tgt gene encoding tRNA guanosine(34) transglycosylase Tgt codes for MVENSEAFSFEVEAREERARSAVFSTPHGDVKTPTFMPVGTLATVKALDPAELETMGAQMILANAYHLHLRPGDALIRELGGLHDFMGWSRPILTDSGGFQVFSLAALRTIDEDGVEFRSHIDGSSRRFTPESVTQIERNLGADVIMQFDHVIPGQSDEATARDASERSVRWLGRCARELARSTNAEPGLAQALFPIVQGGIHESLRLEATRNILSSGDWIGFGIGGLSVGEAKPDMYRILEVVADVLPSDRPRYLMGVGFPEDLVEGVRRGVDLFDCVAPTRMGRNGAAFTADGRINIKRAEFRTDRRPLDESCDCAACRRFTRAYVRHLFVADEILGHRLLSLHNVHFLVRLMAIAREMIRAGTFGGWSRDWLARYHSRPTIPA; via the coding sequence GTGGTAGAGAACTCGGAGGCGTTTTCGTTCGAGGTCGAGGCGCGGGAAGAACGCGCGCGTTCTGCGGTGTTTAGCACGCCGCACGGCGACGTGAAAACGCCGACGTTCATGCCTGTCGGCACGCTGGCAACCGTCAAAGCGCTCGATCCCGCGGAGCTCGAGACGATGGGCGCGCAGATGATTCTCGCTAACGCCTATCACCTCCATCTTCGTCCTGGCGACGCGCTTATCCGAGAGCTCGGCGGCCTCCACGACTTCATGGGCTGGTCGAGGCCGATCCTCACCGACTCCGGCGGGTTTCAAGTTTTCTCATTAGCGGCACTCCGCACAATCGACGAAGATGGCGTCGAGTTCCGCAGCCACATCGATGGATCGAGCCGCCGGTTCACGCCCGAGTCCGTGACGCAAATCGAGCGCAACCTCGGCGCTGACGTGATCATGCAGTTCGATCATGTCATCCCGGGCCAGAGCGACGAAGCCACCGCGCGCGACGCGAGCGAGCGCAGCGTGCGCTGGCTCGGTCGATGTGCCCGCGAGTTGGCGCGATCGACGAATGCCGAGCCTGGGCTTGCGCAGGCGCTCTTCCCTATCGTTCAAGGTGGGATTCACGAGTCACTTCGACTCGAGGCAACGCGGAACATACTGTCGAGCGGCGACTGGATCGGCTTTGGCATTGGTGGGTTGTCCGTCGGAGAGGCAAAGCCCGACATGTATCGCATCCTCGAGGTCGTCGCCGACGTGCTGCCATCGGACCGGCCACGATATCTGATGGGTGTCGGTTTTCCGGAAGACCTCGTCGAAGGCGTGCGGCGCGGAGTCGATCTCTTCGATTGTGTGGCACCGACACGAATGGGCCGCAACGGCGCCGCGTTCACTGCGGACGGACGCATCAACATCAAGCGCGCCGAGTTTCGAACGGATAGACGGCCGCTCGACGAGAGTTGCGATTGCGCCGCTTGTCGTCGCTTCACGCGCGCGTACGTGCGCCATCTCTTTGTCGCCGACGAAATCCTCGGCCATCGCCTGCTTTCGCTGCACAATGTACATTTCCTCGTTCGCCTGATGGCCATAGCGCGTGAAATGATTCGCGCCGGTACTTTCGGCGGATGGAGCCGAGATTGGCTCGCCCGCTATCACTCCCGACCGACGATTCCGGCATGA
- the queA gene encoding tRNA preQ1(34) S-adenosylmethionine ribosyltransferase-isomerase QueA has product MRTSDFDFHLPPELIAQQPVARRDESRLMVVDRASGSISHRQFRDLVEIIPGGDLLVVNRTRVVRARLLGTRPSGAPAEIMLLKPVRGDRYEALVSPGGKLKPGRTVAVAPDFSVEILEVTKRRTRIVRLIGNEPVDALIERYGHVPLPPYIPRPDVPDDAERYQTVYAREAGSVAAPTAGLHFTAELLDALAEHGVRRAEVLLHVGAGTFKPVEVEDPGQHVMHEEWYAIAEDAAARINSTRSGGGSIWAVGTTSVRTLESAADAKGCVASGAGETSIFIRPPYRFRSVDHLITNFHLPRSTLIMLVAAFAGYDLTMAAYRGAIANGYRFYSYGDAMVVI; this is encoded by the coding sequence GTGCGCACGTCTGACTTCGACTTCCATCTTCCGCCAGAGCTCATCGCGCAGCAGCCAGTCGCGCGGCGCGATGAGAGCCGGCTCATGGTCGTCGATCGGGCGAGCGGCTCGATTAGCCATCGTCAATTTCGCGATCTCGTCGAGATAATTCCCGGGGGCGACTTGCTCGTCGTCAATCGCACGCGCGTCGTGCGCGCGCGATTGCTCGGAACCCGGCCATCGGGTGCACCGGCAGAGATCATGCTGCTCAAGCCAGTGAGGGGTGATCGCTACGAGGCGTTGGTATCACCGGGAGGAAAGCTGAAGCCAGGACGCACGGTTGCCGTTGCTCCGGACTTCTCGGTCGAGATACTCGAGGTCACCAAACGTCGGACGCGGATCGTGCGACTCATTGGCAACGAGCCAGTCGATGCGCTCATCGAGCGGTATGGTCACGTCCCGCTGCCGCCGTACATCCCACGTCCGGACGTCCCCGACGACGCCGAGCGATACCAAACGGTGTACGCCCGCGAAGCGGGCTCCGTCGCGGCGCCGACAGCCGGGCTCCACTTCACGGCCGAGCTTCTGGACGCGCTGGCCGAGCACGGCGTTAGGCGCGCCGAGGTGCTGTTACATGTCGGTGCGGGAACGTTCAAGCCGGTAGAGGTCGAAGACCCTGGGCAGCACGTCATGCACGAGGAATGGTACGCCATCGCCGAGGACGCGGCCGCGAGGATCAACTCGACGCGCTCGGGCGGCGGGTCGATATGGGCGGTCGGCACGACCAGCGTTCGCACGCTCGAGAGCGCGGCCGACGCAAAGGGATGCGTGGCCTCCGGCGCAGGCGAGACGAGTATCTTCATCCGGCCACCGTATCGCTTTCGCTCGGTCGACCACCTCATCACGAACTTTCATCTCCCTCGCTCGACGCTGATCATGCTGGTGGCGGCGTTCGCCGGCTATGACCTAACGATGGCGGCCTACCGAGGAGCGATCGCGAACGGCTATCGGTTCTATTCGTATGGTGACGCAATGGTCGTCATCTGA
- the ruvB gene encoding Holliday junction branch migration DNA helicase RuvB, protein MSRAEITTPEALADESVVELSLRPQRLAEFIGQEKVKQSLRIWIDAALARREPLDHAVFYGPPGLGKTTLAELIARELGVNIRTTSGPALEKPGDLVGTLTNLREGDILFIDEIHRLRPIIEEFLYPAMEDYKIDIRLSEGPKAQTITMPIERFTLIGATTRFGMLTPPMRARFGIVERLNYYPVEDLEQIVARSAMVLNVEIAEGGAHEIARRSRGTPRVANRLLRRVRDYAQVKADGVITTEVASQLLRMIDVDEFGLDDMDARILKTIIEKFEGGPVGLNNIGAAIGEDSTTIEEVYEPFLVQHGFLQRTPRGRVATPLAYRHFGYTPPSPSGQPSLF, encoded by the coding sequence ATGTCACGCGCCGAGATCACAACGCCGGAGGCGCTCGCCGACGAATCGGTCGTCGAGCTTTCTCTTCGCCCTCAGCGCCTGGCCGAATTCATCGGTCAGGAGAAGGTGAAGCAAAGCCTCCGCATCTGGATCGATGCCGCTCTCGCACGTCGCGAGCCGCTCGATCACGCGGTGTTCTACGGTCCTCCTGGACTTGGCAAGACCACGCTGGCCGAGCTCATTGCTCGCGAGCTTGGAGTCAACATTCGCACCACCTCGGGTCCGGCCCTCGAAAAACCGGGTGATCTCGTCGGAACTCTCACCAACCTGCGTGAGGGAGACATCCTCTTCATCGACGAGATTCACCGCCTGCGGCCGATCATCGAGGAGTTCCTCTATCCGGCGATGGAGGACTACAAGATCGACATTCGACTGTCCGAAGGGCCAAAGGCGCAGACAATAACGATGCCTATCGAGCGCTTCACGCTCATCGGCGCGACGACCCGCTTTGGGATGCTCACGCCGCCAATGCGCGCGCGCTTCGGCATTGTCGAGCGTCTCAACTACTACCCGGTGGAAGACCTCGAGCAGATCGTGGCGAGGTCAGCGATGGTGCTGAATGTCGAGATCGCCGAAGGCGGGGCGCACGAGATCGCGCGCCGGTCCCGCGGCACGCCACGTGTTGCAAACCGTCTCCTCCGGCGCGTGCGCGACTACGCCCAGGTGAAGGCCGACGGAGTCATCACGACGGAGGTCGCTTCCCAGCTCCTGCGGATGATCGACGTCGACGAGTTTGGGCTCGACGACATGGATGCGCGAATTCTCAAGACGATCATCGAGAAATTTGAGGGCGGTCCGGTTGGGCTGAACAACATCGGCGCCGCCATCGGTGAGGATTCGACAACCATCGAGGAGGTGTACGAGCCGTTCCTCGTCCAGCACGGATTCCTCCAGCGTACACCGCGCGGCCGCGTCGCGACACCGCTCGCGTACCGGCATTTCGGATACACCCCGCCAAGTCCGAGCGGGCAGCCGAGTTTGTTTTAG
- a CDS encoding aminotransferase class I/II-fold pyridoxal phosphate-dependent enzyme: MLAARRTSTFTESVIREMTRIAQMHEAVNLAQGFPDFPMPEPMKDAACAAIQGNINQYAVTWGSANLRIAIAEKYRRWYGMEVDPDREVTVTCGATEAMASVFMALMDPGDEVIVLEPFYENYGPDAILAGATPVFVPFERPHWTLDGDRLRKAFNKRTKAIIINTPHNPTGRVLTRAEMTLISELCLKYDVWAITDEIYEHIRYAGDHHVMATWPEMRERTITISGLSKTFSCTGWRLGYAVAPPAQTGPIRKVHDFLTVGAPAPLQAAGAVGLAFDPDYFNHLALDYRARRHVLVEALNEAGFSFAVPEGAYYILADFSALSDLDDVTFAKWMTQEIGVATVPGSSFYHERELGRTLVRFAFCKKFDTLRRAADRLVEVREKV, from the coding sequence ATGCTCGCAGCGAGACGAACGTCGACGTTCACGGAGTCGGTGATCCGCGAGATGACTCGCATCGCGCAAATGCACGAGGCGGTGAATCTCGCGCAAGGATTCCCAGACTTTCCGATGCCCGAGCCGATGAAGGACGCGGCATGTGCGGCGATTCAAGGCAATATCAATCAATATGCCGTGACCTGGGGTTCGGCGAATCTCCGCATCGCGATCGCAGAGAAGTATCGTCGATGGTACGGGATGGAGGTCGATCCCGACCGCGAAGTCACGGTCACCTGCGGCGCAACGGAGGCCATGGCGTCGGTCTTCATGGCGCTCATGGATCCGGGCGACGAAGTGATCGTGCTCGAGCCGTTCTACGAGAATTACGGACCGGATGCCATTCTCGCGGGTGCCACGCCAGTCTTCGTCCCATTCGAGCGACCCCATTGGACGCTCGACGGTGATCGCCTTCGGAAAGCGTTCAACAAACGGACGAAGGCGATCATCATCAACACGCCGCACAATCCAACGGGTCGCGTTCTCACGCGCGCCGAGATGACACTGATCTCGGAACTATGCTTGAAGTACGACGTCTGGGCGATTACCGACGAAATTTACGAGCACATTCGTTATGCGGGCGACCATCACGTGATGGCGACGTGGCCCGAGATGCGCGAGCGGACGATCACGATCTCGGGCCTATCGAAGACCTTCAGCTGCACGGGTTGGCGCCTCGGTTATGCAGTCGCACCGCCGGCTCAGACGGGGCCGATTAGAAAAGTTCACGATTTCCTAACAGTCGGAGCGCCGGCACCATTGCAGGCCGCTGGTGCAGTCGGCCTCGCATTCGATCCCGACTACTTCAATCACCTCGCGCTCGACTATCGGGCGCGCCGGCACGTGCTCGTCGAAGCACTCAATGAAGCGGGCTTTTCTTTCGCCGTTCCCGAGGGCGCCTATTACATACTCGCTGATTTCTCCGCACTGAGCGATCTGGATGACGTGACCTTCGCGAAGTGGATGACGCAAGAGATCGGCGTCGCAACGGTGCCCGGCTCGAGCTTCTACCACGAGCGTGAGCTCGGGCGAACGCTGGTGCGCTTCGCGTTCTGCAAGAAGTTCGATACGCTTCGCCGAGCGGCGGATCGGTTGGTCGAGGTGAGAGAGAAGGTGTGA
- the ruvA gene encoding Holliday junction branch migration protein RuvA, whose product MIAHVAGTLLAKALDRVEIMTAGGVGYELLVPLSVYETLPKIGEAVRLHTYLVVKEDGWQLFGFTSAFERQVFQRVLGAKGVGPALALGLLSTLSAERLVRAIREKDIVTLQSVPRVGRKKAEQLVLDLADKLDEVRAAAPSGVGRGEGGATAEDAARALVSLGYSTGDAERAVRAALDDGGKGMNAPELIRRALTKVGGGGGR is encoded by the coding sequence GTGATCGCTCACGTCGCCGGGACGCTGCTGGCCAAGGCGTTGGACCGCGTCGAGATCATGACCGCGGGCGGCGTGGGGTACGAGCTGCTCGTGCCATTGAGCGTTTACGAAACGCTGCCCAAGATCGGCGAAGCGGTTCGGCTGCACACCTACCTTGTCGTGAAGGAGGACGGCTGGCAACTGTTCGGCTTCACGAGTGCGTTCGAGCGGCAGGTGTTCCAGCGCGTGCTGGGCGCAAAGGGTGTGGGTCCGGCGCTGGCGCTCGGGCTGTTGTCGACGCTCTCGGCCGAGCGACTGGTACGGGCGATTCGGGAAAAGGATATTGTCACCCTTCAGAGCGTCCCGCGGGTTGGCCGAAAGAAGGCGGAGCAGCTCGTGCTCGATCTCGCGGACAAGCTGGACGAGGTTCGTGCGGCCGCGCCGAGTGGCGTCGGGCGCGGCGAAGGGGGCGCGACTGCCGAAGATGCGGCTCGCGCTCTTGTTTCGCTGGGCTATTCTACAGGCGATGCCGAGCGGGCCGTCCGTGCCGCGCTCGACGACGGCGGCAAGGGAATGAACGCGCCGGAGCTGATTCGTCGTGCACTCACCAAGGTCGGCGGCGGAGGTGGACGGTAA
- the ruvC gene encoding crossover junction endodeoxyribonuclease RuvC, translating into MLALGIDPGTANTGYGVVRSDRPGLATLVECGVIRTRPRDPLPSRLAEIYDGVTQLIARHRPDALSVEDVFYARNVRTTVVLGHARGVILLAGHQAHLDIHEFPPAEIKKAVVGAGGATKEQVQFMLTRLLRLKAVPQPSDAADGVAAALAYLMSSRLPTISSATRETTERAQRGRRDAAVERAMARLAARRSGDERKT; encoded by the coding sequence ATGCTCGCACTCGGCATCGATCCCGGCACTGCCAACACGGGATATGGCGTCGTTCGCAGTGACCGGCCCGGGCTCGCGACCCTCGTCGAGTGCGGAGTGATACGGACGCGCCCGCGCGATCCACTACCGTCTCGTCTCGCCGAGATCTACGACGGCGTCACACAGCTCATCGCTCGGCATCGACCAGATGCGCTTTCGGTCGAGGACGTGTTTTATGCGCGCAACGTGCGGACAACGGTCGTTCTCGGCCACGCTCGGGGCGTGATTCTTCTCGCCGGACATCAGGCGCATCTGGACATTCACGAATTCCCGCCTGCTGAGATAAAGAAGGCAGTGGTCGGCGCTGGTGGAGCGACGAAAGAGCAAGTTCAATTTATGCTCACACGACTCCTGCGCCTGAAGGCCGTCCCGCAACCTTCCGACGCCGCGGACGGTGTCGCGGCGGCGCTAGCGTACCTCATGAGCTCGCGGCTTCCGACGATCTCGTCCGCGACTCGCGAGACGACCGAGCGTGCGCAACGTGGACGGCGCGACGCGGCGGTTGAACGCGCGATGGCGAGACTCGCGGCACGGCGCTCGGGCGACGAGAGGAAGACGTGA
- a CDS encoding YebC/PmpR family DNA-binding transcriptional regulator gives MAGHSKWKQIKHYKAAADAKRGALFTKLIREITLAAKQGGGDPDGNARLRTAVDNARASSMPKENIERAIKKGTGELEGVDYQEVTYEGYGPGGVAMMIEAVTDNATRTVADVRYRMSRGGGNIGTPNSVAWMFEKKGQILIDGAGRDEDALMEAVLDAGGEDLRREEDQYVITTAPGDFHSVRAALQSKGLPIVEAELAMVPKSTVKVEGREAETLLKLIESLEELDDVQKVWANFDIDVEQMVRA, from the coding sequence ATGGCTGGTCATAGTAAATGGAAGCAGATCAAGCATTACAAAGCGGCGGCCGACGCAAAGCGGGGGGCCCTGTTCACGAAGCTGATTCGCGAGATCACGCTTGCCGCCAAGCAAGGCGGCGGCGACCCTGACGGCAATGCTCGTCTCCGAACGGCCGTCGATAATGCACGCGCGAGCTCGATGCCGAAGGAGAACATCGAGCGCGCAATCAAGAAGGGGACGGGAGAGCTCGAGGGCGTGGACTACCAGGAAGTGACGTACGAAGGCTATGGCCCGGGCGGCGTCGCGATGATGATCGAGGCCGTGACCGACAACGCGACCCGCACGGTGGCTGATGTGAGGTATCGGATGTCGCGCGGCGGCGGGAATATTGGTACCCCGAACTCCGTCGCCTGGATGTTCGAGAAGAAGGGCCAGATCCTCATCGATGGCGCGGGCCGGGACGAGGATGCGCTCATGGAAGCGGTCCTCGACGCAGGCGGGGAAGATCTTCGTCGCGAAGAGGACCAATACGTCATAACGACTGCACCCGGTGACTTTCATTCCGTGCGCGCCGCTTTGCAGAGCAAGGGCCTGCCGATTGTTGAAGCCGAGCTCGCGATGGTCCCCAAGTCGACGGTGAAAGTCGAGGGGCGGGAAGCCGAAACATTGCTCAAGCTCATCGAGTCGCTCGAAGAGCTCGATGACGTGCAGAAGGTGTGGGCGAACTTCGATATCGACGTCGAACAGATGGTGCGCGCTTAG
- a CDS encoding tetratricopeptide repeat protein: protein MIRTFGFLAFALGAGACATAGSAAAGPEAIARLERERSSNPQSEPVLRSLGIAYYKSGKLTEARTALEQAAKLNPRDGTTALYLGLTAEDQNDFAAARTAYASYVEYGRTSRVRHALEARLAALQRKQLEQTARAEVRDEQRLAQVPGTPNVVAVLPLAFSGADTSLKPLERGLAELLTTDLARSSRLTVVERLRLQAVLDEIRLQKTGATDSSSNVRAGKILQAGRLVQGSILQRGQDLRVDAAVIDVPTTRVAGATNDNRALDQLLTLEKNIALGLFQQLGVTLTTAERNEIEQRPTRSLAAFVAYSRGLLLEDEGQFEAAETFYQNAAQLDPGFAAAAAKSQQTRLLIAGNQLNSRSIESNLAGSAEGRIADQAALGTVATSSEGGTALGVAGDLNPSASGAAASNAAGALTGPPLRDPVGEGTGIDNPGQKTARVEIVVKRP, encoded by the coding sequence ATGATTCGAACATTTGGCTTCCTTGCTTTCGCGTTAGGCGCGGGAGCGTGCGCGACCGCGGGGAGCGCCGCGGCCGGCCCGGAAGCCATCGCCCGGCTCGAGCGCGAGCGATCGAGCAATCCGCAGTCGGAGCCCGTGCTCCGCTCACTCGGTATCGCGTATTACAAGTCCGGAAAGTTGACGGAAGCGCGGACGGCGCTCGAGCAAGCGGCGAAGCTGAATCCACGCGACGGCACGACGGCGCTCTATCTTGGCCTAACGGCTGAGGACCAAAACGATTTCGCGGCGGCGCGCACGGCATACGCGTCATACGTCGAATACGGGCGCACGAGCCGGGTACGTCACGCGCTCGAGGCGCGGCTCGCGGCGCTGCAGCGGAAGCAGCTCGAGCAGACCGCACGCGCCGAAGTTCGGGACGAGCAGCGACTCGCACAGGTGCCTGGGACGCCCAACGTCGTCGCGGTACTCCCGCTCGCGTTCAGCGGTGCCGACACGTCGCTCAAACCGCTCGAACGCGGACTCGCGGAGCTATTGACGACGGATCTCGCTCGCTCGTCGCGTCTCACCGTCGTCGAGCGACTCCGGCTGCAAGCGGTGCTCGACGAGATCCGGCTCCAGAAGACGGGTGCGACGGATTCGTCGAGCAATGTCCGCGCGGGAAAGATTCTTCAGGCGGGACGACTCGTGCAGGGCTCGATTCTACAGCGGGGGCAAGACCTTCGTGTGGACGCAGCGGTGATCGATGTACCGACGACGCGCGTTGCCGGAGCGACGAACGACAATCGCGCGCTCGACCAGCTGTTGACGCTCGAGAAGAACATCGCGCTCGGACTCTTTCAGCAGCTCGGTGTGACGCTGACGACGGCGGAGCGGAACGAAATCGAACAGCGACCGACCCGATCGCTGGCGGCTTTCGTCGCTTATAGTCGCGGCCTCTTGCTCGAGGACGAGGGGCAGTTCGAAGCCGCGGAGACGTTCTATCAGAACGCGGCCCAGCTCGACCCAGGCTTTGCCGCCGCGGCGGCCAAGAGCCAGCAGACTCGTCTCCTCATCGCGGGCAACCAACTCAACTCGCGGTCGATCGAGAGCAATCTCGCCGGGAGCGCCGAAGGCCGAATCGCCGATCAAGCGGCGTTAGGCACCGTTGCCACGAGCAGCGAGGGCGGCACCGCCCTCGGCGTAGCGGGCGACCTCAATCCATCCGCGTCCGGCGCGGCAGCATCGAATGCCGCGGGCGCGCTGACCGGACCGCCGCTGCGCGATCCAGTTGGCGAGGGCACGGGAATCGACAATCCAGGCCAGAAGACGGCGCGGGTCGAAATCGTCGTCAAGCGGCCGTGA
- a CDS encoding DnaB-like helicase C-terminal domain-containing protein: MSSTGDSPQSPPSETTASSLPELLGQIDAIAEGAPDTDTITCGFPSLDRSIGGGFRRGDLAVLGGDVASGKSAFALAIALRSAEHHSVGYFSAEMAPQRLMERVLAMEGRVRVDELRQGTLDDLARARVGAAVVRLRERLPRFGRMSSDSADGLPEGWDEAGVPDLVIIDAIQSIGAGRRDAAEEQASAIRALKSLALDAGIAILATAQLPLLGARPDRRPQLDDFGALGAVKHHADVVLALYRESMYDSARDIEGATELLVRKNRHGSVGYVDLYFYAQWMRFEDMLDPDR; encoded by the coding sequence ATGAGCTCAACGGGCGACTCACCACAGTCACCGCCATCCGAGACTACAGCGTCCTCGTTGCCGGAGCTACTCGGTCAGATCGACGCCATTGCCGAGGGCGCCCCCGACACCGACACCATCACTTGCGGCTTTCCGAGTCTGGACAGAAGCATCGGCGGTGGGTTTCGGCGCGGCGACCTCGCAGTTCTTGGCGGTGACGTAGCAAGCGGAAAATCTGCGTTCGCGCTGGCGATCGCACTGCGCTCGGCGGAGCATCACTCGGTCGGCTATTTCTCGGCCGAGATGGCACCACAGCGGTTGATGGAACGCGTACTGGCGATGGAAGGGCGCGTTCGCGTGGATGAGCTGCGGCAAGGGACGCTCGATGACTTGGCGAGGGCGCGCGTCGGTGCGGCCGTAGTGCGTCTTCGCGAGCGTTTGCCGCGCTTTGGGCGGATGTCGAGCGACTCGGCGGACGGATTGCCCGAGGGCTGGGACGAGGCAGGCGTTCCAGATCTGGTAATCATCGACGCAATTCAAAGCATTGGCGCTGGGCGACGCGACGCGGCGGAGGAACAGGCGTCGGCAATACGCGCGTTAAAATCGTTGGCGCTGGACGCTGGCATCGCCATATTGGCGACGGCTCAGCTTCCATTGCTTGGTGCCCGCCCGGACCGTCGGCCGCAACTCGACGATTTCGGGGCGCTCGGCGCGGTGAAGCATCACGCGGACGTCGTGCTCGCGCTGTACCGCGAAAGCATGTACGACAGCGCGCGCGACATCGAGGGCGCGACGGAGCTTCTGGTGCGCAAGAACCGTCACGGCAGCGTGGGCTACGTCGATCTCTACTTCTATGCACAGTGGATGCGCTTCGAGGACATGCTGGATCCCGATCGGTAG